The following coding sequences lie in one Homalodisca vitripennis isolate AUS2020 chromosome X, UT_GWSS_2.1, whole genome shotgun sequence genomic window:
- the LOC124369527 gene encoding uncharacterized protein LOC124369527 produces the protein MCQALPLLPANMIEAGYDHVVNFAQQAGVLQNLAVFLNYVHRVWITGVGVESFSVYKQRRRTNNDMESYHRKLRDTMNTAHPNVWVFTGGLRALEHEASVTLASLQRGLNAVRPPRLRYLLSNRTINTLTTRLDDRQYSVGEFLEAASHQLDNIHNEVYNVAGDDEDDDEDVVGVDGGRLPPDEEAGGQAAVAVRGRNRGAVARRGRVRRGAVAARGRRRHVMVPKVPDGGGRAPPAAVAPGAEAVEALPVFAAAVPVPPPGPVVFPAPQALPVVPPIPYFLMVVDGAALQAPVLPPVPVVGQQLVINHCLVCLEHKAAMMVAVPCGHPAVCEDCAPQLEREHRFCIACRAPVELYLRLNNLH, from the exons ATGTGCCAGGCCTTGCCTCTACTTCCAGCGAACATGATCGAGGCAGGGTACGACCATGTTGTGAACTTCGCGCAGCAGGCGGGCGTCCTCCAAAATCTCGCGGTGTTCCTCAACTATGTGCACCGTGTGTGGATTACTG GTGTCGGTGTTGAGTCTTTCTCTGTTTATAAACAGAGGAGACGAACCAACAACGACATGGAGTCCTACCACAGAAAGCTGAGGGATACCATGAATACTGCCCATCCGAACGTGTGGGTTTTTACAG GCGGTCTGAGAGCGCTGGAACACGAGGCTTCAGTAACGCTGGCTTCGTTACAAAGGGGTCTCAACGCTGTCAGACCACCTCGTCTGAGATATTTGTTGTCCAACAGGACAATAAATACTCTCACCACACGCTTAGATGACAGGCAGTACAGTGTTGGCGAGTTTTTGGAGGCTGCTAGTCACCAGCTGGACAACATCCACAACGAAGTCTACAACGTCGCAGGCGACGACGAAGACGACGATGAGGATGTTGTTGGTGTGGACGGTGGCAGATTGCCGCCGGACGAAGAAGCTGGTGGCCAAGCTGCAGTAGCTGTACGCGGTCGCAACCGTGGAGCGGTGGCAAGAAGAGGACGTGTTCGACGTGGGGCAGTGGCAGCACGCGGGAGACGAAGACATGTGATG gtACCAAAGGTTCCCGATGGAGGTGGACGTGCCCCACCAGCAGCGGTGGCCCCTGGAGCTGAAGCAGTGGAAGCTTTACCTGTTTTTGCTGCTGCTGTTCCAGTACCTCCTCCTGGTCCAGTGGTCTTTCCAGCTCCTCAAGCCCTACCAGTGGTACCACCCATTCCATATTTTCTAATGGTAGTTGACGGTGCAGCACTACAAGCACCAGTTTTACCACCTGTTCCAGTTGTGG GTCAGCAGCTAGTGATAAATCACTGCCTCGTTTGCCTGGAGCACAAGGCAGCGATGATGGTAGCTGTTCCTTGCGGACATCCCGCTGTCTGCGAGGACTGTGCCCCACAACTGGAACGAGAACATCGGTTTTGTATAGCTTGTAGGGCTCCCGTTGAACTCTATTTAAGGTTAAATAACCTACACTGA